One genomic window of Azospirillum sp. TSH58 includes the following:
- a CDS encoding TrkH family potassium uptake protein, translated as MGNGVGNGIALGPVFHIIGFLLTILGLGMLAPALADAAAGNSDWTAFVGSSAATLAVSGGMVLATSSKEHARFTVKQHFLLTTLSWCVLAAFGALPFMISAARLSFTDAYYEAMSGLSTTGGTVIVGLDDAPPGVLLWRSLLNWFGGVGIIVMAIAVLPILRVGGMQLFRTESSDKGDKPFATVQDTAGAIAMIYLALTVLSAVAYHLAGMTWFDAINHAMASIATGGFSTKDASLGWFNSDAVLWVATFSMIGGALPLTWYIRLLRGQRNAPLSGDSQVNALLAILLVAGIAMTLWAFTVVGLPFPDALSHSVVNVTSIITGTGFISTDYSTWGGFAIVAFFFFYFIGGCTGSTAGSIKVFRWQVLALSMLNQMQRMLKPNRVLVPLYQGKVLDEDVVGSVINLAFAFMAAFGILSLLVAAMGVDYLSAASAVASALANAGPGLGPVVGPSGTMAPLPDAAKWVLSFAMLLGRLEVFTVLVLILPSFWRD; from the coding sequence TTGGGCAATGGCGTCGGCAATGGAATTGCGCTGGGACCGGTCTTCCACATCATCGGCTTCCTTCTGACCATCCTTGGGCTGGGCATGCTGGCGCCCGCCCTGGCGGACGCCGCGGCGGGCAACAGCGACTGGACGGCCTTCGTCGGGTCCAGCGCGGCGACGCTGGCGGTCAGCGGCGGCATGGTCCTGGCGACGTCGAGCAAGGAGCACGCGCGTTTCACCGTGAAGCAGCATTTCCTGCTGACCACGCTGTCCTGGTGCGTGCTGGCCGCCTTCGGCGCCCTGCCCTTCATGATCTCCGCCGCCCGCCTGTCCTTCACCGACGCCTATTACGAGGCGATGTCGGGCCTCTCGACCACCGGGGGCACGGTCATCGTCGGGCTGGACGACGCCCCGCCGGGGGTCCTGCTGTGGCGCTCGCTGCTGAACTGGTTCGGCGGCGTCGGCATCATCGTCATGGCGATCGCGGTGCTGCCCATCCTGCGGGTCGGCGGCATGCAGCTGTTCCGCACCGAGTCCTCCGACAAGGGCGACAAGCCCTTCGCCACGGTGCAGGACACCGCCGGCGCCATCGCCATGATCTATCTGGCTCTGACCGTCCTGTCGGCGGTCGCCTACCATCTGGCCGGGATGACGTGGTTCGACGCGATCAACCACGCCATGGCCTCCATCGCCACCGGCGGCTTCTCGACCAAGGACGCCTCGCTCGGCTGGTTCAATTCCGACGCGGTGCTGTGGGTGGCGACCTTTTCGATGATCGGCGGGGCCTTGCCGCTGACCTGGTACATCCGCCTGCTGCGCGGCCAGCGCAACGCGCCGCTCTCCGGCGACAGCCAGGTGAACGCGCTGCTGGCGATCCTGCTGGTGGCCGGGATCGCCATGACCCTGTGGGCCTTCACCGTGGTCGGCCTGCCCTTCCCGGACGCGCTGAGCCATTCGGTGGTGAACGTCACCTCGATCATCACCGGGACCGGCTTCATCTCGACCGACTATTCGACCTGGGGCGGCTTCGCCATCGTCGCCTTCTTCTTCTTCTACTTCATCGGCGGCTGCACCGGGTCGACGGCGGGGTCCATCAAGGTCTTCCGCTGGCAGGTGTTGGCCCTGTCGATGCTGAACCAGATGCAGCGGATGCTGAAGCCGAACCGGGTTCTGGTCCCGCTCTACCAGGGCAAGGTGCTGGACGAGGATGTGGTCGGCTCGGTCATCAACCTCGCCTTCGCCTTCATGGCGGCCTTCGGCATCCTGTCGCTCCTGGTCGCCGCGATGGGCGTGGATTACCTGAGCGCGGCCAGCGCCGTCGCCTCGGCATTGGCGAACGCGGGGCCGGGGCTGGGGCCGGTGGTCGGCCCGTCGGGCACCATGGCCCCCCTGCCCGACGCGGCGAAATGGGTGCTGAGCTTCGCCATGCTGCTGGGCCGGCTGGAGGTCTTCACCGTGCTGGTGCTGATCCTGCCGAGCTTCTGGCGGGATTGA